Part of the Oryzias melastigma strain HK-1 linkage group LG11, ASM292280v2, whole genome shotgun sequence genome, AAGTTCCCGCTTCATTCACCGGAAAACTGTAAAGAGTTGTGCTGCCAGTTTTGGGAATGtctcatttataaaaataaatgtagaaataatAGTTGAATTCATTATTAAAACAGCTTCATTTTAGAACATATTTACCAACTACATTCTGTATCCAACTTATATTTTACTGGTTATAGATAATAATGATTCATATTTTAGAGTTCCATAAGATAAAGATCTGGTAAACATGACGGAGAACAAACATGTTTCTTACAGGTTTCTGGCTGTTGAATGACTATAATTCCTATCATTCTTGAAACCACAGTACCTCCCTGTTCTGTGTGATTCCTGGCATTTACATTGTATAACGAACCAATAGAAATTCTTCTTCAATGAACTATCCAACAAACGGACTATAAAAGGTAGAGATGACATGTAGGGATCATGTGAAGAACACGCACACAAGACCAACTTTTATCTACCTGCAGGACACGACTCCATCAGGTAAGAGATCGTCTGTTGTCATTCATGTCGCTGTgatgacataaaaatgaaatgattccttcatttatttttcagaatgcTTTTTGCCGCCATCTTTGCTCTGCTTGCAACTTCTGCAGCAGCTGACTGTAAGTTTCAGAGTCACATGgagtcataaaaatatgaatttggtTGAAACCAGATGAAAATCCTGCGTTTTTTCCTGCAGTCCTGCCTCTGTACTCGTACTCCCCGTCAGTGGGATCAGGAAGTGGAAGCTCGTACACCGTTACTGGGGAGGGACGGATCACTGCTGTCCGAGTCTGGGAATACTACAGCGGCTACATCAGAGGGTAAGAGAAGCACAGACACATTTCTATGaaacatttagctttaaaacaGGAGAGTCAAAATCCAAACGTACCTTAGgttacgggccgaacaggataaacatttattgaaaaatcctaaaacaaaattttacaaacataattatgaactagatatatagtattacctgcgataatgctagtgtgaatgctgtaaactgaatttggccgctgaaaatgttAGCGCtgagagctgaagatgctgaaattgatagctaaaaaccttGAAGTTaagagctgaaaacgctgaagctgatagccagctaaaattctagataaatgccaaattaacctaaagaactttaagaaaaaaaataaaacttagattagccaaaacagcctaatttagccaaaacagcctaaattagcctaaaccgctagcttgtagctgaacataattgctaaattccaaaataggcttaaataaacaaattaaagaaaagcttgaactagccaaaacagctagcatgtaaatatgagcctaactccaaaacaccctaaaaaaaaaaacgttaaaaagcctaaattagccaaaatagctagcatgtaaatattagcataactccaatacagcctaaaaatgtaaaaagaaaagcctaaattagcctaaactgctagcttgtagctgcaaaaattgctaaactccaaaatagacttaaataaataaataaaaaaaagcttgaactagccaaaacagctagcatgtaaatatgagccgaaatccaaaacagcctaaaaaaaacgtttaaaaaaagcctaaattagccaaaacagctagcatgtagctgaaatattagctaaactccaactcCTGTTTTAGTAGAAAGGAGTTTGAActcattccaatgaaaagttcAGGAGTTTATGTCAATAGgattaaaaacattgaataatttcaagcaaaaacagtagtaaaaggggaaaaaacaaaaacaataaaaactacagatttattaatctatttaagacaggggtgtcaaactcacgAGGGGCAAAAGTCCAAAACGTACtttaggtcacaggccgaacaggatcacATTTATTAAGTCctctaaagaaaaatgtttaatactttaaatctgtaactttttaaattgattatgaactagatcacctgcaataatgctaatgtgaatgttgtaagctgaagatgctgaagctgagagctaataaaaaggcaggaaagttattcagaataaatcaacttaaaccttaaataactttcaatattttactctccataaaaatatattttgtcaaaattatacaagttagaaataaatgcaatataacatcgggtcattaataacaataaaataatctggagggccggatccggcccccgggccttgactttgacacgtgcttaaAACCTTGTTTATTGATAATTGTTCCCTCCAGCGTCCAGTTCCGCTACGGCTATAGTTGGTCCAACATTGCCGGCTACACATACGGATACCCCCATGAGATGGAGCTGTACGACGGTGAAGCCATCGTCCAGATTTCTGGAAAATACTCTCACTACCTGCAGACCATCATCTTCGTCACAAACCGAGGTCGCTCCCTGTTCGTGGGTCAGCCGTCCGGCACCTCCTTCAACATGTACCCTGAACACCAGGAGACGGAGCTGGTCTTCATCAGCGGACGCTATCACGGAGGCCTCACCTCTCTGGGGGCCCACTGGGCCGTGGTCGACCCCACCTTCAACATGACCGCCCACTAACTGACTAAACCTGAAtagtcttttttaaaagtttgttttcttccttcATACCGAACATTGAGTCGTGTTTAGTCAAAGGACTGAAACGCTCTTCACTGGTTGCactagattttgtgtttttacacaaATCCATAAATATTAAGCTATTAAAAAGCTTTTCATCATCTGAGCATCAAATCATTAGatactgaaactgaaaaaaagtttaatactgatgggttttcttttcttttttttttggaacaatGAAAATATGTTGCAAAACTAATCAACCAAAATGTAATGTATGATACAAGttggtatttaaaaaataaaatagtagaaCTTCCAacacaacttcctgtttgttgttttataagTGTGAGTAGAACTGGGCAGAGTCTTCATATCTTTTTAAAAGTCTCTCAGAAATGATTCCTTATGACCACGCTTTTTAGAATGTATTTGTAGCTTATTCAGAGACAAAACTAAACTCAATCATAGTGTCTTTTATCATCATGGATCTTTACTTTATGTCTATTTTCTGAGTCAGCTCTCAGTGACCTCGTGatagtgtccaccctgagactggaaggtcatgagttcaaatgcTGAGAACAAATTTTAAATCTATGTTGTGCTACAACTAAAGGGAAGTCCTGTGCAAACTCACATCACCAGGATTGTAACTCCGTCCATTGGTATTGAAAACAAATAAGTTACTATTCTTAGTAGTGAGTTTGGGTCCCAGAGGGGCTGTGCCGTGAGCGGTTAGCACTCacagtggtttgaatcccagctgggacctttcctTGTGGAGTTTCAATTCAATTGTATTCATATAAACCAATTTCACAGAAGAATgacctcattgggcttcatgctggtaattttacagaagcaggtACTTCATAagatataaacaatagctaaaaactacaAAGAGTAAAtgaaactggttatccctgtccttagaccttccttcccggtaaggaaaaactccataaaatcctgtttcaggaaaaaagaataaaccttAGGGATGTCCACATAAGGGAGAGATCCTCTCCTAGGATGGACAGCCGATGTACCAGGaatattaaagaagaattagcttttCTAACTATGGTTCAGGCAGATAGGACTGAGGGACaagtggggggggggtggtccacagccaaaccagaggcgaggtccacagccaagacaagccagaggcgaggtccacggccaagaacagtagcacagacgatccacctggaatctgaaatacaacacgtgaatcacactgcaccaaacagaggcaaagagaactaaatgtaataaataactAATAAGAGAGGTAgaataaatgagaatagagaacataACCCCAGAGCTGGTGTGGATTTGggatcaataaaataaatattctctgGTTACGAGCTAGTCTGGCTGAGTTTTTCATGTAGGGTTTCTCCAGGCTCTTCCTGGTCCAAAAACCTTGGTTCCTCTAAATCGTCCCTTGGTGTGAATGCGTCTGGTTGTGTTACCCTGCGACCGACCgacaacctgtccagggtgtacctgcCTTTCCCCAAAACTatctaggataggctccagcgaCTATAAGGTAGTCAAAGGCCTCAGACCTGCATGAAGATGCACTGTTCAATCTCTGACTGAATGGATTTACTGGTTTAGCTTAGTGTTAAGAGATATAAATGAGGAAGTGCCACCTTCATTCTCCGGAAAACTGTAAATAGTTGTGCTGCCAGTTTTGGGAATGTTTTATGTCTCATTTCCAAacgaaaattttaaaataatgtttgacgCCAACTATAAAACGACTGTATTTTAGTCGCCGACTACATTTAACTaatggaaaaacaacttttcaggTTTTAAGTTGCCAATATTTCACATGTCAGAGTTGCATCAGATAAAGATCTGACCAACATGAAAGATCATGTTTCCTTACAGGTATGTTGCTTTACCATTCTTGAAACCACAGTACCTCCTTGTTCTGTGTGATTCCTGGCATTTACATTGTATAACGAACCAATAGAAATTCTTCTTCAATGAACTATCCAACAAACGGACTATAAAAGGTAGAGATGACATGTAGGGATCATGTGAAGAACACGCACACAAGACAAACTTTTATCTGTCTGCAGGACACGACTCCATCAGGTAAGAGATCGTCTGTTGTCATTCATGTTGCTGTgatgacataaaaatgaaatgattccttcatttatttttcagaatgcTTTTTGCCGCCATCTTTGCTCTGCTTGCAACTTCTGCAGCAGCTGACTGTAAGTTTCAGAGTCACATGgagtcataaaaatatgaatttggtTGAAACCAGATGAAAATCCTGAGTTTTTTCCTGCAGTCCTGCCTCTGTACTCGTACTCCCCGTCAGTGGGATCAGGAAGTGGAAGCTCGTACACCGTCACTGGGCAGGGACGGATCACTGCCGTCAGAGTCTGGGAATACTACAGCGGCTACATCAGAGGGTAAGAGAAGCACAGACACATTTCTATGaaacatttagctttaaaacaGGAGAGTCAAAatcaatcgcacaggaggcAAAATCCAAACATACCTTAGGTTACGGGCCgaacacgataaacatt contains:
- the LOC112162626 gene encoding zymogen granule membrane protein 16; the protein is MLFAAIFALLATSAAADFLPLYSYSPSVGSGSGSSYTVTGEGRITAVRVWEYYSGYIRGVQFRYGYSWSNIAGYTYGYPHEMELYDGEAIVQISGKYSHYLQTIIFVTNRGRSLFVGQPSGTSFNMYPEHQETELVFISGRYHGGLTSLGAHWAVVDPTFNMTAH